TCGGTCTGGTCGCCGCTCTCACCGCCACCGTCATCGGCACTGCCGTCGGCGCGCTCGCCGGGGCGTTCGGCGGCTGGACCGACCGGGTCGTGATGCGCGTCGTGGACGCCCTGTCCTCCATCCCGCACCTGCTGCTCGGCATCTTCATCGTCGCGATGTTCCGGCCCGGTGTCTGGCCGGTGATCGTCTCGGTCGCCCTGACGCACTGGATCTCCACGGCCCGGATCGTCCGCTCCGAAGTGCTCTCGCTGCGCTCGCGCCCCTTCATCGACGCGGCCATCTCCGGCGGCGCCTCCCGCACCCGGGTCATCGTCCGCCACCTGCTGCCCGGCGTGCTGCCGCAGGCGGGCCTGGCGGCGGTGCTGATGGTGCCGCACGCCATGTGGCACGAGTCCGCGCTGTCCTTCCTCGGGCTCGGGCTCCCGGCCCACCAGGCCAGCCTCGGCAACCTCGTCCAGTCCGCACGCGGTTCGCTGCTCGCGGGCGACTGGTGGCCCACCCTTTTCCCCGGCCTCTTCCTGATCATCCCGACCCTCGCGCTCGCGGGCCTCGCCGGAGCCTGGCGCGACCGGATCAACCCGCGCCGGAAATCGGAGCTGATGCTGTGACCGCCGACCGAGCGACAACCCAGGCTCCCGTCCTCGACGTCCGGGACCTCTCCGTCCGCTTCCGGATGCGCGGCGGCCGGGACATCGCCGCCGTCACCGACGCCCGCTTCTCCGTCGCGCCGGGGGAGTGCCTCGCCCTGGTCGGCGAGAGCGGCTGCGGCAAGTCCGTCCTGGCCTCCGCCCTGCTGGGCCTGCTGCCCGCCAACGCCCGGACCACCGGCAGCGCGCTGCTCGGCGGGGACACGGACCTGCTCACCGCGGGCGAACTCACCCTCGCCCGCACCGTACGGGGGCGGCGCATCGGCCTCGTACCGCAGAGCCCCGCCGCCCACCTCACGCCCGTGCGCACCGTCCGGGCCCAGCTGGAGGAGAGCCTGCGCGAGCTGACCGGGGCGCGCGGCAGCGAGCTGCCGAAGGCCGCCGTGGCGGCCGCCGCCCGCGCCTCGTTCCCCGAGGGGCACCTCGACCGTTACCCGCACGAACTCTCCGGCGGCCTCGCCCAGCGTGCCGCGACCGCCCTCGCCCTGATCGGCGACGCTCCGCTGCTGCTCGCCGACGAACCGACCACCGGACTCGACCGGGACCTCGTCGAGCGGACCGTGGACGAACTGCGCCGCCACACCGACGAGGGCCGGGCGCTGCTGATCATCACCCACGACCTGGCCGCCGCCGAACGCATCGCCGACCGGGTCGCCGTCATGTACGCGGGCCGGATCGTCGAGATCGCGGACGCGGAGGCCTTCTTCGGCGCACCCGGCCCCCGCCACCCGTAC
This sequence is a window from Streptomyces parvus. Protein-coding genes within it:
- a CDS encoding ABC transporter ATP-binding protein — its product is MTADRATTQAPVLDVRDLSVRFRMRGGRDIAAVTDARFSVAPGECLALVGESGCGKSVLASALLGLLPANARTTGSALLGGDTDLLTAGELTLARTVRGRRIGLVPQSPAAHLTPVRTVRAQLEESLRELTGARGSELPKAAVAAAARASFPEGHLDRYPHELSGGLAQRAATALALIGDAPLLLADEPTTGLDRDLVERTVDELRRHTDEGRALLIITHDLAAAERIADRVAVMYAGRIVEIADAEAFFGAPGPRHPYAKGLLDALPEREFTPIPGMPPELGALPEGCAFADRCAFADARCTGERPAFTAGLACHHGAAVRAHSPTKESADA
- a CDS encoding ABC transporter permease: MAETALARPGRATRRVRVVTSAVIVTAVALAVLVVPPLAQLDQQAVDLAHKLDPPSLAHPFGTDDVGRDLLLRCVYGLRVSLLVGLVAALTATVIGTAVGALAGAFGGWTDRVVMRVVDALSSIPHLLLGIFIVAMFRPGVWPVIVSVALTHWISTARIVRSEVLSLRSRPFIDAAISGGASRTRVIVRHLLPGVLPQAGLAAVLMVPHAMWHESALSFLGLGLPAHQASLGNLVQSARGSLLAGDWWPTLFPGLFLIIPTLALAGLAGAWRDRINPRRKSELML